One Leptospira meyeri genomic region harbors:
- the hisG gene encoding ATP phosphoribosyltransferase produces the protein MLTLALPKGRLAEETADLLLSKGWLKTLPSEGSKELTFVSEDKRLRLLFVRSQDVCTYVEEAAADAGIVGWDILREGGFDLIAPVDLKLGACRLSLASFPDFDLFAKRSKVRVATKYPNLTREYFFSKGISCEIIKLYGSIELAPIVGLSDCIVDLVSTGGTLKANGLKEFESILYSTARFVCNRSSFYHKHTELRSLIESLEN, from the coding sequence ATGTTAACTTTGGCTCTTCCGAAAGGTAGGCTTGCCGAAGAAACTGCGGATCTTTTGTTATCCAAAGGATGGCTAAAAACATTGCCATCTGAGGGTTCGAAAGAGCTCACCTTTGTCTCGGAGGACAAACGCCTCCGCCTTTTATTTGTCAGATCCCAAGACGTATGCACTTATGTGGAAGAAGCTGCTGCTGATGCGGGGATTGTGGGTTGGGATATTTTACGGGAAGGGGGATTTGATCTCATTGCTCCCGTAGATTTGAAATTAGGGGCTTGCCGGCTTTCTCTTGCCTCTTTCCCTGATTTTGATCTTTTTGCCAAACGTTCCAAAGTGCGAGTGGCGACCAAATACCCAAACCTAACTCGGGAATACTTTTTTTCAAAAGGGATCTCCTGCGAAATCATCAAACTCTATGGTTCGATTGAACTTGCTCCCATTGTGGGTCTTTCTGACTGCATTGTGGACTTAGTTTCCACTGGGGGAACCCTAAAAGCCAATGGGCTCAAGGAATTTGAGTCGATTTTATATAGTACAGCACGTTTCGTCTGCAATCGCTCCTCTTTTTATCACAAACACACCGAATTACGGTCTCTTATCGAGAGCTTAGAAAATTAA
- the rpmF gene encoding 50S ribosomal protein L32: MAVPKRRKSKSKVRTKRAHHAIGKPNLNPCSNCGSFVLSHRVCPYCGFYKGKLVVAQKVKKTTEDN, translated from the coding sequence ATGGCAGTCCCAAAGAGACGTAAATCAAAATCGAAAGTTAGAACAAAAAGAGCCCATCATGCGATAGGCAAACCTAACTTAAACCCGTGTTCCAATTGTGGATCATTTGTTCTGTCCCACCGTGTTTGCCCTTATTGCGGTTTTTATAAGGGAAAACTCGTAGTCGCTCAAAAAGTTAAAAAAACGACCGAAGATAACTAA